DNA from Tachysurus fulvidraco isolate hzauxx_2018 chromosome 16, HZAU_PFXX_2.0, whole genome shotgun sequence:
TCTGTTTTGGTGGATGAATCCCGTTTGCGTATTTTCTTGTTTGGTTAGCTGCCGATGCAGTTGAACAAGTTGTCCGAGTCTTGACAAGGTTGGTTATCCAGTATAGTGAAACTTGTtttgataaatgaatgaatccagTGTTAATCCAGTGTTCGCATTTGTGTTCAGTGCGCTGCCATGTTAGATCTCACCCCGCCATGTCGGTTCACTCCTCCTagttcttggtgttcatctaacggagaacttcacctggtcactcaacaccagatccatcaccaagaaagcccagcagcgtctctacttccgatgaaggctgagaaaggcacattcccccccccccccccccgtcccccccatcctgaccatgttctacagagggaccattgagaacattctgagcagctgcatcactgtctggtttgggaactgcaccatctcggatagcaagaccctgcagtggataatgaggacagctgagaagatcattggagtctctcttccatggacatttacaccacacgctgcatccgcaaagctaaCAGCATTTTGGATGACCcctcacacccctcacacacactcttcaccctcctgccttctggaaaaaggtaccgaagcattcgggccctcacaaccagactgtgtaacagttttttcccacaagccatcagataactgaactgaactgtactgagcacaacatacacacacatcatttgtatggactgcacagacctacaccacatacacacacttctaatatacatctatcaacttgcttacatgctgcttacattcatcaactgtttacatgcttacatttatcagactgtttacatgttttgtttacaaactgtttacatgctagtttgcacatttttacttttttgctctttgcacacactgtctaacatttcagtcattttgctcatactgtacaatatttcagttgttgctgttttttgcacaatcttatacactatctcagggacctgctgctaagaaattgtgttcattctagtattactgcacgcaatattgtctgaacttacagtatttacatacagtattgacactggccggtcggcactgtttttgtttactgtcttttgtgtactgtcttttttgtattttgtgtattgtcttgtaacctcaGCTACCAGCCACCTTTCTTTCCCAGGTTGGATGAACCTTCGAATGTTCCGTCTATCGACTACTGGTtctgtgagagtgagagggtaTGGGACTCAGCACATCATCAATTGCAGGGGGCCATTAGAAGACACAAGAGGGCGGCAGATACTCGCTGTTCATCCACTCTGTCCGACCAATTGGGTCAGAAGGTATGGTTGTTACGAGGAACATCCATCTGAAGCTCGCCTGCAAAAAGCTGAGCCCCCCTTACATCGGTTCTAATCAGCACCACCTGTTCTGCATTcaccaataaacacacaccctaTATAAGCCACTCTGTCACTGACTCTTTGTCTGGTCTCAAATGTGCCAAAGTGATTTTCTCTgcagtcattcaagctccagaCTCCCATTTGTCTCACAGCAGTCAGCTACCCTTACTTCGTCCTCGCTCCTATATCTACTTCCTCAAGTTAAGGATTCAGTTACTCGGATACCTGTGATATCccctgcgtgtgtgtttgtgtgtggtgcaacattttggtgctttGTACTTTCTTTCCTGATTATATATGTGCACGGACTTCAATAAACCTCACTCTGTTTTGTTTACCTTGgtccgtagtgtgtgtacacCACATCTCATCAGTAATGTTGGAATCTTTATATTCAGCCCTCTTTCACTTACAGGCTCTTAATATTTCTGGAaacgttaatgttttatttgatctgaaataacaaaaatggacaaaaacagtggtccacaaaaacaaaagcttaaTAAAATTGTGTACCAAGAGACTTTTTTGACAGTTTAACCTTCAATATCAAAAAcgatatttgtttttttacattttagaaatcTTCTGCACTATTACAAGAAGAAATGCTAAGAAAACCCGAAGAAGGCTtagtagaaaaaaacacaccatgtcttcttACAGCTCAGATTGTGCATCTCATGGCAAGCTAGCATCTTGTGGTTTGGTTGCTAAATCCTTTTCACATGCTCCACTATTACCTGAGGTTTCTATTTTTGTGCTGTGACACTGGAGACAACAAAATGTTAACTGTTTGTACAAATTTTAAAGGTTGCATTTGTATTTATGCAAAACTTGCACACAAACTGTTGCTGAACTTTAACAACTTTGACGTggtaaaaaaaaccacacactgtcCTCATGCTGGTGTTTAGTTTGCGATCATCTCACACTAGACGATACATGGGAAAGttaatggaaaaaacaaacctgcTGAAAAGTGTTTAGTGATTAAAATAGGAACCAGAgcttattctgtgttttttggggGCTGTAAATGATGACACAAGTCAACTGTGGACTGAACTGtaagatttgtttattaattctttACTAAACAGAAATTTTAATACAACCAGTGAAGTCATTTAGAGACATCTGTGGTAATGAACATGTTGCAAAAATTTGCTTAAATaggaacacaaaaaatacactgtGGTATTTGTTGaatttgttaatgtaaatagtctgaaaacatttaaaataaagcacttcTTGGCACATCATCGGTCtgaacatacatttttaatctgatttaatgttcagtgtctgaAATTTAATTTCAGGTTAAACAGCCACATCTCATCAGTAATGTTGGAATCTTTATATTCAGCCCTCTTTCACTTACAGGCTCTTAATATTTCTGgaaaagttaattaattaatctgaaattgctttaaaatggacaaaaatagtggtccacaaaaacaaaagcttaaTTAAAAACCTTCAAtatcaaaaacaataatattagtAGTTTAGAAATCATCTGCACTatttcaaagaaaaaatgctgaggaaaaaatgaagatggctttagttaaaaaaaatcatttttatttaattttaacttGAGCGTAAACGTCTTCATGGCTCTTGGCTCTGGATGTTCTGGAGGATGAAGGTTTTTTTGCAAAACTCACAGCTGCGTAGTTCAATACATCATCATCAGAAGTCTGATGAAGAACAAGAGCCGTTTATTAATCAGAGCAGATTAAAAGTCTAAAATAATGACTACACTGATATTTAGGTGAATAGATTTCTATTAAAATTCTCTGTGCATTCAgatgtggatttatttaacagaacaggATCCCAGTTAATAGAAGACTGGATTACCTGATTGGTGGGAATTTGATGGTTGCTTGATGAAGCATCTGAACAATAAGACACACAAGTAAAGATGAAATTCACATCATACAACAACTTTATACAATAActctataaataacaacaaataaaaataaacaaaccttttctgtgatttttatataaaactccaAGCAGAAGTGTGATTACAATAACAGAGAATATATTAGAGGCTATTAAGGGAATAATCCAGTTGTATTCGCCTGAAAtgatgaaaatacacacaatgtataaatctacaacttgtataaataaattgtatgatTTATGAACAGTGAGAGGTTGTCACTGTGGAACATTATGTTATAGACagtgaaagaaagacaaattaTTATCTGTTCTATTGTTGCTGTGTGAACCTCTGTTTGGAGTTCCAgttgtattacagtgtgtctttttatcttttcaaatacatcagaaaagcagcagataaaaataaatgacccTAAATATACTATgtgaaatattcaacatttaatgCATATGTAGGCATAAttctggttaaagtgttgatctggaattagcaggttatcagagtaaaactgtttaccttcaAATTGCAGACGTGTTCCAGATGTGAACTTCAGTAGAGTTCCTTCCAAATCTCCACAGAAATATTCTCCTTTATcatcttctcttgtttttttaatattgagatcaaatttattgtcatttacactaaAACTGAAACGTGGATCATTAAATCCTGGAGCAATTTTGTAGCCCAATTTGTTCTTGTATGGTTTTGCAATAAAACGAGgtaattttcctgaaatctgtctgtaccaAACTACAATATCTTTCTTTATGACACTGCTATTGCTACACTCCATAGTTACATCTCCTCCATGCTTTACTGTTATCACGTCAATCTCCTTGATGTCAgaagttttcactgtaaaaatgtttaatatttaatgtcagtaaatgagttaaacataaaatattattgttttacattaaagtttcagaaagttactcaccagcagtaaagagagaaaaaagagcacaaagagcgacaaagagtctgatcatcgttcctgttcacaccaagtgatctaatgaacttgtgtgttcagtacaaacccaggtccagactcacacctgattggatgatttgaagCTGTGGACTGATTTGATTGGTCCATTAGCTGTAATGAGGTTTGAAGCTCGCAATGAATTCTTGTCTATTCTGATAGTGTGACGACTCACATGACTTTACAGATATGATACACTGGAGCTTTATCAGTCCTGTGTGCTGAAATCTCTCTGGTAGAAGAAGTTTAATGAGGagcaaaaaatgtattttctaaatatatttatcttcAACTTTGAGTCAAACTAAAGAACTTTaaaactttactttactttagaGCTTCCAGATTAAGCTTAAGCTCCAGTTTTGTACCTTTAATGAccctaaatatttatttactttcatatttttgtaattaaatatacaaaaacaatcTCTTAATGGTTCCACTTGTTAATggaattttgttttctttgaagtAAACACTAATAATAGCATATAGGTTCTCATAAACCTTCTCATATAGGTTCTTATTAATAACTCATAGGTTCTTAACAAAAGTCATGATCTCTTGTAGGTTTGTATGTAAAAAATTAACTACAACAGTTTAAGAAACCTTGTTCAGTCTCAGACACGTCTCAATGATCAGTTATGACCTGGTGCAATCTGGGGGACGTCAGGATGTAGCCCGAACTTTTGCCATGTGCCGTTTGTTCATGTTTTGGTTTGTTCCCTGGAGTTTtgctttctttatctttttttttttttcggtggACATCACGCATATGTTCTGGTGGAGGATGctgcatcacttcctgttttcctgtTGACTGCTGGGGATGTTGCAGGGTCGTAGGTTTgcccttt
Protein-coding regions in this window:
- the LOC113656707 gene encoding uncharacterized protein LOC113656707, encoding MIRLFVALCALFSLFTAVKTSDIKEIDVITVKHGGDVTMECSNSSVIKKDIVVWYRQISGKLPRFIAKPYKNKLGYKIAPGFNDPRFSFSVNDNKFDLNIKKTREDDKGEYFCGDLEGTLLKFTSGTRLQFEGKQGSHSNNRTDNNFWIIPLIASNIFSVIVITLLLGVLYKNHRKDASSSNHQIPTNQTSDDDVLNYAAVSFAKKPSSSRTSRAKSHEDVYAQVKIK